The following are from one region of the Hyphomicrobium album genome:
- a CDS encoding response regulator has translation MSTDRLDAQTILVVEDEPFILLEIQRILEEVGARVLAARSVQEALALLAAEPITASILDYRLQGGTADDLCHQLTARKIPFVIYSGYTNVEGECNKWEIVSKPADPQLLVTRVLSVLVASALPGPQCP, from the coding sequence ATGTCAACCGACCGCTTAGACGCGCAGACGATCCTCGTCGTCGAGGACGAACCTTTCATTCTGCTCGAAATCCAGCGGATACTTGAGGAAGTAGGCGCGCGTGTGCTGGCGGCGCGGTCGGTCCAGGAGGCGCTGGCTCTGCTGGCCGCGGAGCCGATCACTGCTTCGATCCTCGATTACCGGCTGCAGGGCGGGACGGCCGATGACTTGTGTCACCAATTGACGGCGCGGAAAATTCCGTTCGTCATTTACAGTGGCTATACCAACGTCGAGGGCGAGTGCAACAAATGGGAGATCGTGTCCAAGCCGGCCGATCCCCAGCTGCTGGTGACGCGCGTGCTGAGCGTGCTCGTGGCCAGCGCGCTCCCCGGGCCTCAATGCCCGTAG
- a CDS encoding quinoprotein dehydrogenase-associated SoxYZ-like carrier, with amino-acid sequence MRRAVPMLAVAVAVSLSSLAAAPQAKAGKAWDEIRAGVFAGRTIEPAGDAVVLTAPFRPLDQRAVPIEVEAKFADGRSVRAVTLIVDENPSPVAARFDIGGTREHFHLATKLRLNAGTDVRAIVEASDGKLYMAERFVRFAGGQAACSAPPSGSPEQIAASMGKMSLEPLSKQAEATQIEPRARLKVMHPNHTGMVLDQLTLLYVPLRIITDLEVRQGEERVFAMQGSMTMAQDPVIDFDYRTNGAETLSISARDSGGGAWQRTFPIGQGS; translated from the coding sequence ATGCGCCGCGCCGTCCCGATGCTCGCCGTTGCCGTCGCCGTGAGCCTATCCAGCCTCGCGGCTGCGCCGCAGGCCAAAGCCGGCAAGGCGTGGGACGAGATCCGCGCCGGAGTATTCGCCGGTCGCACCATCGAGCCCGCCGGTGACGCGGTCGTCCTCACCGCTCCCTTCCGCCCGCTCGACCAGCGCGCCGTGCCCATCGAGGTCGAGGCCAAGTTCGCCGACGGCCGCAGCGTCCGCGCCGTCACCCTGATCGTCGACGAGAACCCCTCGCCCGTCGCCGCGCGCTTCGACATCGGCGGCACGCGCGAGCACTTCCACCTGGCCACCAAGCTGCGCCTCAACGCCGGAACGGACGTGCGCGCCATCGTCGAGGCGTCCGACGGCAAGCTCTACATGGCCGAGCGCTTCGTGCGCTTCGCCGGCGGCCAGGCGGCCTGCTCGGCACCGCCCTCGGGCAGCCCGGAGCAGATCGCCGCCAGCATGGGCAAGATGAGCCTCGAGCCGCTGTCGAAGCAGGCGGAGGCGACGCAAATCGAGCCGCGCGCCCGCCTCAAGGTCATGCACCCCAACCACACCGGCATGGTGCTCGACCAGCTGACGCTGCTCTACGTGCCGCTGCGCATCATCACCGACCTGGAGGTACGCCAGGGCGAGGAGCGCGTGTTCGCCATGCAGGGCTCGATGACCATGGCGCAGGACCCGGTGATCGACTTCGACTACCGCACCAACGGCGCGGAGACGCTGTCGATCAGCGCGCGCGATTCCGGCGGCGGCGCCTGGCAGCGCACCTTCCCCATCGGCCAAGGCAGCTAG
- a CDS encoding HigA family addiction module antitoxin — MSNRGRLAPPISPGHVLRTRILRDTNITQEELAEAIGVSRFSINQVMNGRRAVTAEMALRLAHATSTTPEFWLNLQRDVDLYNAHLKIGAELKKLTVVRKPKSEDELFAK, encoded by the coding sequence ATGTCAAATCGCGGCAGGCTAGCGCCGCCAATTTCACCTGGACACGTGTTGCGCACGAGAATTCTTCGCGACACCAACATTACGCAGGAGGAGTTGGCTGAAGCGATTGGCGTCTCGCGATTTTCCATCAACCAAGTCATGAACGGGCGAAGGGCGGTGACGGCAGAAATGGCCCTACGCTTGGCACACGCTACAAGCACGACGCCGGAGTTCTGGCTAAATCTACAGCGTGACGTCGACCTCTATAACGCTCACTTGAAGATCGGCGCGGAGCTAAAGAAGCTCACGGTCGTCCGGAAACCGAAGTCTGAGGATGAGCTATTCGCGAAATAG
- the greA gene encoding transcription elongation factor GreA gives MSRAFVKEQESVEELPERLISEHANLVTPAGLKHIEAEVARYDAAHAAAQAEGDREAMAATARELRYWSTRLGTAELVRVPADGDHVHFGSTVTIEREDGRRQTYRIVGEDEADPAKGSVSFVSPLARSLVGKAVGDTVKVAGTDAEITEIE, from the coding sequence ATGAGCCGCGCCTTCGTGAAGGAGCAGGAGAGTGTCGAGGAGCTGCCGGAGCGCCTGATCTCCGAGCACGCAAACCTCGTGACGCCCGCTGGCCTCAAGCACATCGAGGCCGAGGTGGCGCGCTATGACGCGGCACATGCGGCAGCGCAGGCCGAGGGCGATCGCGAGGCGATGGCGGCGACGGCGCGCGAGCTGCGCTACTGGAGCACGCGGCTCGGCACGGCGGAGTTGGTGCGCGTGCCGGCGGACGGCGACCACGTGCACTTCGGCTCCACGGTGACCATCGAGCGCGAGGACGGCCGGCGGCAGACGTATCGCATCGTCGGCGAGGACGAGGCCGACCCGGCGAAGGGCTCGGTCTCCTTCGTATCGCCCCTGGCCCGGTCGCTCGTCGGCAAGGCGGTGGGCGACACTGTCAAGGTCGCCGGCACCGACGCCGAGATCACGGAGATAGAGTAA
- a CDS encoding CAP domain-containing protein: MPALPDLPAAEAAIIEMTNAFRAQNKLAPVRQNPQLTAAARAYATTLTGYRALSHTADGTTPSDRVASAGYRYCQVGENLATILDTRGFTAGEYAKRAVQGWEDSPGHRKNMLLPFVTETGVGVVRSSPTEPQYIAVQLFARPEATKYSFKIMNRAERAVSYTFSGKDNAIAPREIITHTACLPGTIAFATGAKPAVAARYEAADGQLYTLKSSASGIAVEVGGKR; the protein is encoded by the coding sequence ATGCCCGCGCTCCCCGATCTGCCGGCGGCGGAAGCCGCCATCATCGAAATGACCAACGCCTTCCGGGCGCAGAACAAGCTCGCGCCGGTGCGGCAGAACCCGCAGCTCACCGCCGCGGCGCGCGCCTACGCCACGACGCTCACCGGCTATCGGGCGCTGTCGCACACTGCCGATGGGACCACGCCGTCCGATCGCGTCGCGTCCGCCGGCTATCGCTACTGCCAGGTGGGCGAGAACCTCGCGACGATCCTCGACACGCGCGGCTTCACCGCCGGCGAGTACGCCAAGCGCGCGGTGCAAGGGTGGGAGGACTCGCCCGGCCACCGCAAGAACATGCTGCTGCCGTTCGTCACCGAGACGGGCGTCGGTGTGGTGCGCAGCTCGCCCACAGAGCCGCAGTACATCGCCGTGCAGCTGTTCGCCCGTCCCGAGGCGACGAAGTACTCGTTCAAGATCATGAACCGGGCGGAGCGCGCGGTCTCCTACACCTTCAGCGGCAAGGACAACGCCATCGCCCCGCGCGAGATCATCACCCACACGGCGTGTCTGCCGGGAACGATAGCGTTCGCGACCGGGGCGAAGCCGGCGGTCGCCGCCCGCTATGAGGCGGCCGACGGACAGCTCTATACCCTCAAATCCTCCGCCTCCGGCATTGCCGTCGAGGTCGGCGGCAAGCGCTGA
- a CDS encoding CAP domain-containing protein yields MPITADIPAAEVAIVEMTNAFRKKHNLATVRPNPKLAEAARAYAETLAEGRELSHTLGETTPATRAQRSGYAYCQIAENLAMADYRGGFSSQDFARRTMQGWEGSPGHLRNLMLPHLADIGVAVVRASPDDQRYIAVQLFGRPRTQRYAFKVENVGSKSVAYEFAGKRYDLAREQYMTHTPCMPGTIDIVGGGKGKAAGRYEARDGQVYSVKAGPDGVTVEVAPDPRRAEAAPAD; encoded by the coding sequence ATGCCGATCACCGCCGACATCCCCGCCGCCGAAGTGGCCATCGTCGAAATGACGAATGCCTTCCGCAAGAAGCATAACTTAGCGACGGTGCGTCCCAACCCGAAGCTCGCCGAGGCGGCGCGCGCCTATGCCGAAACTCTCGCCGAAGGGCGGGAGCTGTCGCACACGTTGGGCGAGACGACGCCGGCCACGCGGGCGCAGAGGTCGGGCTACGCCTACTGCCAGATCGCCGAGAACCTGGCGATGGCCGACTACCGCGGCGGGTTTTCCTCGCAGGATTTCGCCCGGCGCACGATGCAAGGATGGGAGGGATCGCCCGGCCACTTGCGCAACCTGATGCTGCCGCACCTGGCCGACATCGGCGTCGCCGTGGTGCGCGCCTCGCCCGACGATCAGCGCTACATCGCCGTGCAGCTGTTCGGGCGCCCGCGCACGCAGCGCTACGCCTTCAAGGTGGAGAACGTCGGCAGCAAGTCGGTCGCCTACGAATTCGCCGGCAAGCGCTACGACCTGGCGCGCGAACAGTACATGACCCACACGCCGTGCATGCCGGGCACGATCGACATCGTCGGCGGCGGCAAAGGCAAAGCCGCCGGACGCTACGAGGCACGCGACGGGCAGGTCTATTCCGTCAAGGCGGGACCCGATGGCGTGACCGTGGAGGTGGCGCCCGACCCACGCCGCGCCGAGGCGGCGCCTGCCGACTAG
- the recO gene encoding DNA repair protein RecO: MQWSDEGIILSVKAYGETAAVAEIFTRAHGRHLGLVHGGRSRRMRPVLQTGNHVDATWKARLAEQLGHVTVELRKGYAAQAMEDPLALAGLSSLCALSRLLPERDPHAALFEVALFVLGYLDEPEVWPALMVRWELALLEELGFGLDLVACAATGANDNLIYVSPKSGRAVSASAGDEYKDRLLRLPGFLLKGRQGAATSADVIDGLALTGHFLETRVLIPRGDAMPAARVRMKDLIVRRAAAAA; encoded by the coding sequence ATGCAGTGGTCCGATGAGGGCATCATCCTATCGGTGAAGGCCTACGGCGAGACCGCCGCGGTCGCGGAAATATTCACGCGCGCCCACGGACGCCACCTGGGCCTCGTGCACGGTGGCCGCTCGCGCCGCATGCGCCCGGTCCTGCAGACGGGCAACCATGTCGACGCGACCTGGAAGGCGCGGCTCGCCGAGCAGCTGGGGCATGTGACGGTCGAGCTGCGCAAGGGTTATGCGGCGCAGGCGATGGAGGACCCGCTCGCGCTCGCCGGACTGTCGTCGCTGTGCGCGCTGTCGCGGCTGCTGCCGGAGCGCGACCCGCACGCGGCGCTGTTCGAGGTGGCGCTGTTCGTGCTCGGCTATCTCGACGAGCCCGAGGTGTGGCCGGCACTGATGGTCCGCTGGGAGCTTGCCCTGCTCGAAGAGCTGGGCTTCGGGCTCGATCTCGTGGCGTGTGCGGCGACCGGGGCCAACGACAATCTGATCTACGTATCGCCGAAGTCGGGGCGGGCCGTGTCGGCCTCGGCGGGCGACGAGTACAAGGACCGGCTGCTGCGCCTGCCGGGCTTCCTGTTGAAAGGTCGACAAGGAGCGGCGACCAGCGCCGACGTCATCGACGGACTGGCGCTCACCGGCCATTTCCTCGAGACGCGGGTGCTGATCCCGCGCGGCGACGCCATGCCCGCGGCGCGCGTGCGGATGAAGGATCTGATCGTGCGGCGCGCGGCTGCAGCTGCCTAG
- the yidD gene encoding membrane protein insertion efficiency factor YidD translates to MSVAGRLLKAPIHLYRWTLKPYVGWNCRHLPTCSEYALAAIDQNGAWRGLWLTISRLSRCHPYGTRGHDPVPDIRGERHPLAPWRYGRWRWDAPRAGEGR, encoded by the coding sequence ATGAGCGTTGCGGGCAGGCTGCTGAAGGCACCAATCCACCTCTACCGCTGGACGCTCAAACCCTACGTCGGCTGGAATTGCCGGCACCTGCCGACCTGCTCGGAGTACGCGCTGGCGGCGATCGACCAGAACGGTGCCTGGCGCGGGCTGTGGCTCACCATCTCCCGCTTGTCGCGCTGCCACCCGTACGGTACGCGGGGGCATGACCCCGTGCCCGATATCCGGGGCGAGCGGCATCCTCTGGCGCCCTGGCGGTATGGCCGCTGGCGCTGGGACGCGCCGCGAGCCGGCGAGGGGCGATAG
- a CDS encoding cupin domain-containing protein yields the protein MAIIRDPLNLPGRRKTIYPAEFAAGFDKRIKRALGDAGGLTQFGVNLTTLEPGAMSALRHWHRYEDECVFVLDGEVTLITDAGEDVLGRGMAATFPAGEPNAHHLVNRSSEPATYLEIGTRSPVEDVVYPDVDLRFQRRDGRAGFVRTSGEPYE from the coding sequence ATGGCGATTATCCGCGATCCCTTGAACCTCCCGGGGCGGCGCAAGACCATCTATCCGGCTGAGTTCGCGGCAGGCTTCGACAAGCGCATCAAACGCGCCTTGGGGGATGCCGGCGGCCTCACCCAATTCGGTGTGAACCTCACGACGCTGGAGCCGGGGGCCATGTCGGCGCTGCGCCACTGGCACAGGTACGAGGACGAGTGCGTCTTCGTGCTTGACGGCGAGGTCACGTTGATCACCGATGCCGGCGAGGACGTGCTGGGGCGGGGGATGGCGGCGACGTTCCCGGCCGGCGAGCCCAACGCACACCATCTCGTCAACCGCTCGAGCGAGCCGGCGACCTATCTCGAGATCGGAACGCGCTCGCCGGTGGAGGACGTCGTCTACCCCGACGTCGACCTGCGCTTTCAAAGGCGCGATGGCCGGGCTGGCTTCGTGCGCACGTCGGGCGAGCCTTACGAATGA
- a CDS encoding iron-sulfur cluster assembly scaffold protein, producing MADLNEIYNSKLLELAAHIPHSERLPAPDATITAHSKLCGSTVTIDVCMRDGRVSDYGQTVKACLLGQAACAIVGANIVGATVAELRDAAVAMRRMLKENGAPPQGRFAELEILEPVRHYKARHGSVMLVFDALERAVDEIEAKRAGARADAASA from the coding sequence ATGGCCGATCTCAACGAGATCTACAACTCGAAGCTCCTGGAGCTGGCGGCACATATTCCGCATTCCGAGCGGCTGCCGGCCCCAGACGCGACCATTACCGCCCATTCGAAGCTGTGCGGGTCGACGGTGACCATCGACGTGTGCATGCGCGACGGCCGGGTGAGCGACTACGGGCAGACGGTGAAGGCGTGCCTGCTGGGCCAGGCGGCATGCGCGATCGTCGGGGCCAACATAGTGGGTGCAACCGTGGCCGAGCTGCGGGACGCCGCAGTCGCCATGCGCCGCATGCTGAAGGAGAACGGGGCGCCCCCGCAAGGCCGCTTTGCTGAGCTTGAGATCCTCGAGCCGGTGCGCCACTACAAGGCGCGGCATGGATCGGTGATGCTGGTGTTCGACGCGCTGGAGCGCGCTGTCGACGAGATCGAGGCGAAACGGGCCGGGGCGCGCGCCGACGCTGCCAGCGCCTGA
- the folE gene encoding GTP cyclohydrolase I FolE produces the protein MTDIPGLKLKKAPRLAPTREEAEDAVRTLLAWAGDDPERSGLANTPKRVVEAFEERFGGYREDAASELARTFEDVSGYSDMILLRDVRLESHCEHHIAPFTGLAHVAYLPNKRVVGLSKLARVVDIFARRLQVQESLTAQIGETIQQSLAPLGVAVMIRAVHQCMTLRAVNQPGAIMETTHFTGVFADDESWRRRFLDAVRERPGA, from the coding sequence GTGACCGACATTCCGGGCCTCAAACTCAAAAAGGCACCACGCCTCGCGCCGACGCGCGAAGAGGCCGAGGACGCCGTGCGCACCCTGCTCGCCTGGGCCGGCGACGACCCGGAACGCTCCGGGCTCGCCAATACGCCCAAGCGGGTGGTCGAGGCGTTCGAGGAACGGTTCGGCGGCTACCGGGAGGACGCGGCGTCCGAGCTCGCCCGCACCTTCGAGGATGTCTCGGGCTATTCCGACATGATCCTCCTACGCGACGTGCGGCTCGAGAGCCACTGCGAGCACCACATCGCGCCCTTCACCGGGCTCGCCCACGTCGCCTATCTGCCCAACAAGCGGGTGGTCGGGTTGTCGAAGCTCGCCCGCGTGGTCGACATTTTTGCCCGCCGGTTGCAGGTGCAGGAATCGCTCACGGCTCAGATCGGCGAGACCATCCAGCAGAGCCTGGCGCCGTTGGGCGTCGCGGTGATGATCCGCGCCGTCCACCAGTGCATGACCCTGCGGGCCGTCAATCAGCCCGGCGCGATCATGGAGACGACCCACTTCACCGGCGTGTTCGCCGACGACGAGAGCTGGCGCCGACGCTTCCTCGACGCCGTACGCGAGCGCCCCGGCGCCTAG
- the hisI gene encoding phosphoribosyl-AMP cyclohydrolase → MAPTKTYAFRSPGSKAEVESGLDFRPKFDADGLIPAIVTDARSGEVLMFAFMNAEALGLSMETGIVHFWSRSRAALWKKGGESGNVFKIVEMRTDCDQDVIWLRVTVEGDGHACHTGRRSCFYRLVPVQGAAGETSQLTLAPDTDDA, encoded by the coding sequence ATGGCTCCGACGAAGACCTACGCCTTTCGCTCGCCCGGCTCCAAGGCCGAGGTCGAGAGCGGTCTCGACTTCCGACCCAAATTCGACGCCGACGGACTCATCCCGGCGATCGTCACCGACGCGCGCTCGGGCGAAGTGTTGATGTTTGCTTTCATGAACGCCGAGGCGCTGGGCCTCAGCATGGAGACCGGCATCGTCCATTTCTGGAGCCGCTCCCGCGCCGCGCTCTGGAAGAAGGGCGGCGAAAGCGGCAACGTATTTAAGATTGTCGAAATGCGCACCGACTGCGACCAGGACGTCATCTGGTTGCGTGTCACAGTCGAGGGCGACGGGCATGCGTGTCACACGGGGCGGCGCAGTTGCTTTTACCGGCTCGTTCCCGTCCAGGGCGCGGCTGGCGAGACGTCACAATTGACGCTCGCGCCCGATACTGACGACGCCTGA
- a CDS encoding patatin-like phospholipase family protein, with amino-acid sequence MAKAKIGLALGGGAARGWAHIGVLKALDEAGIKPDIIAGTSIGAVVGACHAAGHLDALEEFARELTRRRIFGYLDFNFAGTALINGQRLCERLERQLGELHIEELDRHFTAVATELGSGHEIWLSRGRLADAVRASYALPGIFRPVKINGRWLFDGALVNPIPVSVCRAHGARYVIAVNLNFDICGRGTIVPHLEPDMEAEEQPEPAGKNGSGMRSLLKRQLLGKSEATPGISTVMVEAFNIVQDRIARSRLAGDPPDAMINLRLSDIGLFDFHRADELIRRGEEATKRHLAEMQREIDARRIAPGAHTGVPTLA; translated from the coding sequence ATGGCCAAGGCGAAGATCGGTTTGGCGTTGGGTGGCGGCGCGGCGCGCGGCTGGGCCCATATCGGTGTCCTGAAGGCGCTCGACGAGGCGGGTATCAAGCCGGACATCATCGCCGGAACGTCGATCGGTGCTGTCGTCGGCGCCTGCCACGCAGCCGGTCACCTCGATGCTCTGGAAGAATTCGCCCGTGAGCTGACGCGCCGCCGCATCTTCGGCTATCTCGATTTCAATTTCGCCGGCACGGCCCTTATCAACGGCCAGCGCCTGTGCGAACGCCTCGAGCGTCAACTGGGCGAGTTGCACATCGAGGAACTCGATCGCCACTTCACCGCCGTCGCCACCGAGCTCGGCTCAGGGCACGAGATCTGGTTGTCACGCGGGCGTCTCGCCGATGCCGTGCGGGCCTCCTACGCGCTTCCCGGCATTTTCCGCCCCGTCAAGATCAACGGCCGCTGGCTGTTCGACGGCGCGCTCGTCAATCCCATCCCGGTATCCGTCTGCCGTGCGCACGGCGCGCGCTACGTGATCGCCGTCAACTTGAACTTCGACATCTGCGGTCGCGGCACGATTGTCCCGCATCTCGAGCCCGATATGGAGGCCGAGGAGCAGCCGGAGCCCGCCGGCAAGAACGGCAGCGGCATGCGCAGTCTTCTGAAGCGACAGCTCCTGGGCAAGAGCGAAGCGACACCCGGCATATCCACCGTGATGGTGGAGGCCTTCAACATCGTGCAGGATCGCATCGCGCGCTCGCGCCTCGCCGGCGACCCGCCCGATGCGATGATCAATCTGCGTCTGTCGGATATAGGGCTGTTCGACTTCCACCGCGCCGACGAGCTGATCCGTCGTGGCGAGGAGGCGACCAAGCGGCACCTCGCGGAAATGCAGCGCGAGATCGATGCGCGCCGGATTGCACCGGGCGCGCATACGGGTGTGCCGACGCTGGCCTGA
- a CDS encoding CBS domain-containing protein, with the protein MNIGQILKAKGRAVATARPDVTLLEIASKLAQKKIGAIVIVGDNGEVVGIVSERDVIRKLGERGPAVLSEPVSQSMTANVISCQETSTLDELMEVMTQGRFRHVPVIEDGALVGIISIGDVVKNHIAEVEMEVTAMRGYFVTG; encoded by the coding sequence ATGAATATTGGGCAGATCTTGAAGGCGAAGGGGCGGGCGGTAGCGACGGCGCGCCCGGACGTGACGCTCCTGGAGATCGCCAGCAAGCTCGCGCAGAAAAAGATCGGCGCCATCGTCATTGTCGGCGACAACGGCGAGGTGGTGGGTATCGTCTCGGAGCGCGACGTGATCCGCAAGCTCGGCGAGCGTGGCCCCGCGGTGCTGTCCGAGCCCGTTTCCCAGAGCATGACCGCCAACGTCATCTCCTGCCAGGAGACCTCGACGCTGGACGAGCTCATGGAAGTGATGACCCAGGGCCGCTTCCGTCACGTTCCGGTCATCGAGGATGGAGCGCTGGTCGGGATCATCTCCATCGGCGACGTCGTGAAGAACCACATCGCCGAAGTGGAGATGGAAGTGACCGCCATGCGCGGCTACTTCGTCACTGGCTGA